Proteins from one Oncorhynchus masou masou isolate Uvic2021 chromosome 12, UVic_Omas_1.1, whole genome shotgun sequence genomic window:
- the LOC135549329 gene encoding uncharacterized protein LOC135549329: MKNDILGLNYPEDSEVKDPLPQIELKAVTRRKVKTKRKTSANRSIVEQSTDTDAAERDFVDNQNDEEEDEVKKNPLPQMEQDAVKRNKVKAQHPSRRRRVAVKRQVAVMWRGEQRRTACQTRALDLPPIDPDAFNPIIIRFLEKLTEEQWRQLSIGRMDPVMRALLAEMCLQIVRFVSEAILEVIIPAIFRFVRIYSHVSPVSGKSLTESERSSSTNLKVRKRGSSKSSRSCTAKSSSSRNGSQTVLPNTQGDVYKEGQQEEPLHSNTFPEPDPCRQ, encoded by the exons ATGAAGAATGATATCCTGGGTTTAAACTATCCAGAAGATAGTGAAGTGAAGGATCCCCTGCCTCAGATCGAGTTGAAGGCTGTGACAAGGAGAAAAGTTAAG ACCAAGAGGAAGACCAGTGCCAACAGGTCCATAGTTGAACAGAGCACTGATACTGATGCAGCTGAGAGAGATTTTGTTGATAATCAGAATGATGAAGAAGAGGATGAGGTGAAGAAGAATCCTCTGCCTCAGATGGAGCAGGATGCCGTGAAGAGAAATAAAGTCAAG gctcagcatccgagccggcggaggagggtggcagtgaagcggcaggtggcagtgatgtggagaggggagcaacggagaac GGCCTGTCAGACCAGGGCTCTTGACCTCCCACCAATCGATCCGGATGCTTTCAACCCGATTATCATCCGGTTTCTGGAAAAACTTACTGAGGA GCAATGGAGGCAGTTAAGCATTGGCAGGATGGACCCT GTGATGAGGGCATTGCTTGCAGAGATGTGCCTGCAGATTGTGCGGTTTGTATCTGAGGCCATCCTGGAGGTCATCATCCCTGCAATTTTCCGTTTTGTACGGATATACAGCCATGTGTCTCCAGTATCCGGCAAGTCTCTGACAGAATCAGAGAGATCCTCTAGCACAAACCTGAAGGTTCGCAAGAGAGGCAGCAGCAAATCCTCAAGGTCTTGCACGGCCAAATCAAGCTCCTCTCGTAATGG GTCTCAGACAGTGTTGCCAAATACTCAGGGAGATG TGTACAAAGAAGGACAACAAGAAGAACCACTGCACTCCAACACCTTCCCAGAACCAGACCCCTGCCGTCAGTGA